TGGCCTACGACACCGACTCGGGGTTGGTCATCATCGAGGCGCAGGCGCCGGCGGAGTCAGCCGAGGAGGCCGAGGCCAGCCTGCTGGAAGACACCGAGGACGGCCCCGACGCGCTACGGGTCCGGCTGGCCAAGCAGGCTGCGGTCGACTTCGTCGAGCGGGCCCGCCGGGTGATCGCGGCAGGCCGGCCGCCGTGCCCGCTGTGCAACGAGCCGTTGGACTCGGGTGGCCATGTCTGCCCGCGCAGCAACGGCTACCGGCGGCAGGCCCGGTTGGGATCGGGTGACTGAGCTCACTCCGCCGGTGGCCATGCCGGTGCTCGACGCTCTGGAGTTGCTCGAACGAGGCGAGATCACGGTCCAGGGTCGGATCACCACGGCCTCCAACGCCACCCTGTACTGCCGGGTCGAACTCGACGGCGTCGCGGCGGCGTGCGTGTACAA
The genomic region above belongs to Jatrophihabitans sp. and contains:
- a CDS encoding DUF3090 family protein; translation: MSRQFFFFDQPRRFIVGTVGQPGERVFYLQAVDDGRVVSVALEKSQVLVLAERLEQLLHEVASRSGFELPEAVAPDTRPLDSPIDEEFRVAAMGLAYDTDSGLVIIEAQAPAESAEEAEASLLEDTEDGPDALRVRLAKQAAVDFVERARRVIAAGRPPCPLCNEPLDSGGHVCPRSNGYRRQARLGSGD